A genomic region of Fodinisporobacter ferrooxydans contains the following coding sequences:
- a CDS encoding ABC transporter substrate-binding protein has product MNIKKTLVIGSILSLGLGVVGCGDKATSTNTNHSQTVEFWYALPGASGQVVQKLVQQFNETHKDIRVNATFIPTNERLQKLTAALGTGDPPDLYTAGPPEIGQLQGSNQIVSISDLTSGKLSMDTFFPALRSVAGINKKLWAMPVSAGVIALYYNKDLFQKAGISTPPKTWNEMIQDTIKLTNHSKGQYGIVLPTSPDIYTTSVWQCFLWENGGHLLTPDRKKAVFNSKEGVEALQLWVDLVHKYKVAPLKNLNEIINMQTFGTGQVGMVPAMPLFVETASKFPFQTGTAIMPSEKIKSTTLGGWYLIIPNKSKHQQAAKTFLEWLHQPQNGAKWNIGTGSIPTDPNIYKSGVYQDYVKKTPLVKPFVDEMDYAKAPPAIKQYAQISKLIAIAINNALYQKETPKQALDEAAQKANRLLEGK; this is encoded by the coding sequence ATGAATATTAAGAAAACGTTAGTGATAGGAAGCATACTTTCGCTTGGATTAGGGGTTGTTGGATGCGGGGACAAAGCTACTTCAACAAATACAAATCATTCGCAAACAGTGGAATTTTGGTACGCATTGCCAGGGGCAAGCGGTCAGGTTGTTCAGAAGTTAGTACAACAATTTAATGAAACGCATAAAGATATACGTGTGAATGCTACGTTTATACCTACTAACGAAAGATTGCAAAAATTAACCGCTGCACTGGGTACGGGCGATCCGCCAGACCTTTACACCGCAGGGCCTCCAGAAATTGGACAGCTTCAGGGCTCGAACCAGATAGTATCAATTAGTGATCTAACCAGTGGGAAATTGAGTATGGATACATTCTTCCCTGCACTGCGTTCCGTAGCTGGAATAAATAAGAAATTATGGGCTATGCCTGTGAGTGCTGGTGTCATAGCACTTTATTATAATAAAGATTTATTTCAAAAAGCAGGAATTTCTACTCCCCCCAAAACATGGAATGAAATGATTCAAGATACGATTAAACTTACCAATCATTCAAAAGGTCAGTATGGAATTGTTTTACCTACTTCCCCAGATATTTACACAACAAGTGTCTGGCAATGTTTCCTGTGGGAGAATGGTGGTCATCTCTTAACACCGGATCGAAAAAAGGCCGTTTTTAACTCGAAAGAAGGAGTTGAAGCTTTGCAATTATGGGTAGATCTCGTTCATAAATACAAGGTTGCTCCACTTAAGAATCTTAATGAAATTATCAATATGCAAACGTTTGGAACTGGCCAAGTAGGAATGGTTCCTGCTATGCCATTATTTGTTGAAACAGCAAGTAAATTTCCTTTCCAAACGGGAACTGCTATTATGCCAAGTGAAAAAATAAAGAGCACTACGTTAGGTGGATGGTACCTTATAATTCCAAATAAAAGCAAACATCAACAAGCTGCCAAAACGTTTCTCGAATGGTTACATCAGCCACAAAACGGTGCAAAATGGAATATTGGAACGGGTAGTATTCCGACAGATCCTAATATTTATAAGTCGGGAGTTTATCAGGATTATGTGAAGAAAACTCCATTGGTTAAACCGTTTGTTGATGAAATGGATTATGCTAAAGCTCCACCAGCTATAAAACAGTATGCACAGATCTCCAAATTAATCGCCATAGCCATTAATAACGCTTTGTATCAGAAAGAGACTCCAAAACAAGCGCTTGATGAAGCGGCACAAAAGGCAAATCGTTTGCTGGAGGGAAAATAA
- a CDS encoding sulfatase family protein → MNQTRPNILLITTDQQHHNTIHALGNEAIQTPNLDRLAKEGVAFRRAYTANPVCSPSRSSILTGEYPSRHGCWNIGVALDKNRPTLSQTLSNKGYSTALFGKAHFQPVLKRGSFEAPPHIHDREFWKSWKGPYYGFEQVKMVHGHSDEDSSHGMHYGAWLADQGIDPAKYFGPGGGYREGSWDLPEDLHYTRWSADQTIEFMRSHVNHTDHYENEPFFAWCSFQDPHNAFLAPEPWASMYDPEKLPSFLEREGEMLDKTRLHQCLIDNRLHELDVEMTTDPGHATRGIQCLGITTNKIGFERARRWLATYYGMISLIDFHIGRVLKTLDNLGLADNTIVIFTSDHGDYAGNHGIWLKGPLHYEDVIRIPFLVRWPDKIPSNMQTDCLMSLVDLVPTLLEACGLPDSSTTQGVSQLQTWFNPKTSSRDWCLVENRAEPTFYVKTMVTDRYKLNYFLDRNEGELYDLYNDPNEFINLYNKTEYTDIRISLLMKLIDVYGQLENQYPSRQSFA, encoded by the coding sequence ATGAATCAAACGAGGCCTAATATTCTTTTGATTACCACTGACCAGCAACATCATAATACGATTCATGCTTTAGGAAATGAAGCGATTCAGACACCGAATCTAGACCGTCTGGCGAAAGAAGGGGTCGCCTTTCGTCGTGCTTACACGGCAAATCCGGTATGTTCGCCAAGCAGGTCATCCATACTTACCGGGGAGTATCCTTCACGTCATGGATGTTGGAATATTGGAGTAGCTTTAGACAAAAATCGTCCAACTTTAAGTCAAACTTTATCAAATAAAGGGTACTCGACTGCCTTATTCGGAAAGGCCCATTTTCAACCCGTTTTAAAAAGAGGGAGTTTTGAAGCACCGCCACATATCCATGATCGGGAGTTTTGGAAAAGTTGGAAAGGACCCTATTATGGATTTGAACAGGTGAAAATGGTTCATGGGCATTCCGACGAAGATTCCTCTCATGGTATGCATTACGGTGCCTGGCTGGCTGATCAAGGGATTGATCCTGCTAAATATTTTGGGCCTGGTGGCGGATACCGTGAGGGATCCTGGGATTTACCTGAGGACCTACACTATACAAGATGGTCAGCGGATCAGACAATAGAATTTATGAGATCTCACGTAAATCATACAGATCATTATGAAAATGAACCATTTTTTGCATGGTGTAGTTTTCAGGATCCTCATAATGCCTTTCTGGCCCCTGAACCGTGGGCATCCATGTATGATCCGGAAAAGCTTCCTTCCTTTTTGGAAAGAGAGGGGGAGATGCTGGATAAAACTCGATTACATCAATGTCTGATTGACAATCGCTTACATGAATTAGATGTTGAAATGACAACAGATCCAGGCCATGCAACCAGAGGCATTCAATGTTTAGGAATTACAACAAATAAAATCGGATTCGAACGTGCCAGACGATGGTTGGCAACATACTACGGAATGATAAGTCTAATCGACTTTCACATTGGCAGAGTATTAAAAACATTAGATAATCTTGGATTAGCTGATAATACGATTGTAATTTTTACATCTGACCATGGTGATTATGCAGGAAATCACGGGATTTGGTTAAAAGGGCCTTTACACTACGAAGATGTGATACGAATTCCTTTCTTAGTTCGATGGCCGGATAAAATTCCCTCTAACATGCAAACAGATTGTCTGATGAGTTTGGTGGACCTTGTCCCAACTTTATTAGAAGCCTGTGGTTTGCCTGATTCGTCAACAACGCAAGGAGTCAGTCAATTGCAAACATGGTTCAATCCGAAAACGTCTTCACGTGATTGGTGTTTGGTGGAGAATCGCGCAGAACCTACATTCTATGTAAAAACCATGGTGACTGATCGATATAAGTTAAACTATTTTCTCGATAGAAATGAAGGTGAGTTGTATGATTTATACAATGATCCAAATGAATTTATAAATCTATATAATAAAACTGAATACACAGATATACGGATTAGCTTATTAATGAAATTAATTGATGTTTATGGTCAACTGGAAAATCAGTACCCATCAAGACAGAGTTTTGCCTGA
- a CDS encoding sulfatase family protein — translation MEQKNVLWIMTDQQRVNAMGCADSSYITPNIDELANKGIRFTGTVTTSAQCTPARASWETGKYPHQVGVNQIGHAINPNYPLVAKEFKKSGYQTVHFGKWHLFTDRKQCGYEILDYRVDGVLHGPANMKNPDSWSAKDALSTAMAINYIQDSKKDPFFMVLSWYCPHPGTSRFELIEEFAHLYPLNQIPIPSSFYDDDLTGKPKFQRLRADSEESMLTEEQIRIDGQKYRTMISYLDWNVGRIMKVLEDKGILENTIIIFTSDHGDMQGAHRLALKGVLPYRELFNVPLIIYEPGRQITRKIIDDLVSSAAVPGTILDLAGLPVPDSFEGGSLLEHLEFNKTPEEQYVFFEHYKAYWGFHPFYGIQTDKWKYVFYYQENMEEMYDLVNDPNEIRNIAEFKEVQSTKLSLKKIADSWWEKTGALNIEPIIANNVKGVWNSLI, via the coding sequence ATGGAACAGAAAAATGTGTTATGGATTATGACGGATCAGCAGCGGGTAAACGCTATGGGATGTGCAGATTCTAGTTATATAACGCCGAACATTGATGAATTGGCCAATAAGGGTATACGTTTTACTGGCACTGTCACTACTTCCGCCCAATGTACCCCTGCACGCGCTTCTTGGGAAACCGGAAAATATCCACATCAAGTTGGTGTAAATCAAATCGGGCATGCTATAAATCCCAATTACCCGCTTGTTGCCAAGGAATTTAAAAAATCAGGATATCAAACAGTTCACTTTGGAAAATGGCATTTATTCACAGATCGTAAACAATGCGGGTATGAAATTCTAGATTATAGGGTAGATGGTGTGCTTCATGGGCCTGCCAATATGAAGAATCCTGATTCTTGGAGTGCTAAAGATGCTTTATCGACCGCAATGGCTATCAACTATATTCAAGATTCCAAAAAGGATCCGTTTTTTATGGTATTGTCTTGGTACTGCCCGCATCCCGGAACGTCAAGATTTGAGTTAATTGAGGAATTCGCTCATCTATATCCTTTAAATCAAATTCCAATTCCATCAAGTTTTTATGACGATGATTTGACTGGTAAACCAAAGTTTCAAAGGTTAAGAGCGGATAGTGAAGAATCCATGCTAACAGAAGAACAGATTCGGATAGATGGGCAGAAATACCGTACGATGATCAGTTATCTTGATTGGAATGTGGGTAGAATTATGAAAGTCTTAGAAGATAAAGGGATTCTCGAGAACACAATTATAATTTTTACTTCCGATCATGGTGATATGCAGGGAGCACATCGTTTAGCGCTGAAAGGCGTACTGCCCTATCGGGAACTTTTCAATGTTCCACTTATAATTTATGAACCGGGAAGACAAATAACCAGAAAAATAATTGACGATCTCGTTTCAAGTGCTGCTGTCCCTGGAACTATATTGGATTTGGCAGGTTTACCCGTTCCGGATAGTTTCGAAGGAGGGTCATTGCTGGAACACTTAGAATTTAATAAGACTCCAGAGGAGCAATATGTTTTTTTTGAGCATTATAAGGCTTACTGGGGGTTCCATCCTTTTTACGGAATACAAACAGATAAATGGAAATATGTATTTTATTATCAAGAGAATATGGAGGAAATGTATGATTTGGTGAATGATCCGAATGAGATAAGAAATATTGCTGAATTTAAGGAAGTTCAAAGTACTAAGCTGAGTTTAAAAAAAATTGCAGATAGTTGGTGGGA